A stretch of Coccidioides posadasii str. Silveira chromosome 2, complete sequence DNA encodes these proteins:
- a CDS encoding uncharacterized protein (EggNog:ENOG410PH83~COG:I~TransMembrane:9 (i101-121o133-158i178-199o205-226i336-354o389-413i457-476o488-505i517-539o)~BUSCO:4711at33183): MPSALANGSDTHVLRARALRAAEQLDRYLPSQPSQEKLSSAPSSGLSTPVADDAPPSVQSISSARKQVRAQAKTRLFYNIDYQPRLSHFDPNSDNQNFRGFFVLFWISLAIMVITTVLRNVKDTGYPLRMQVWLLFSANVFQLALCDLAMVVSTGVTLPLHRAISSSKGWLRWNQYGIVVQSSFQLVWLTIWVALPFMLDWTWTAQVYLTLHTLTLLMKMHSYAFYNGHLSETQRRLSSLDKPDSDSLSAAIRYPKSPIRAAEENSEIGVSNDKRDCKQPVSKLRSDLATELTSPLGHVTYPQNLTWWNYIDFLLCPTLCYELEYPRTKKTQWTRVLVKALAVFGCIFLLTLTTEEFIVPVLNDSAYRLHRADSWCEKSLVLAETISMLLFPFMVTFLLVFLVIFEYVLGAFAEITRFADRRFYSDWWNSCDWLEFSREWNIPVHHFLRRHVYFSSLTRFSNSGAMFITFLVSSIGHELVMGCITKKLRGYGFLAMMLQLPIVAAQRSKFVKGRRTFNNVCFWISMILGLSMMCALYVLV; this comes from the exons ATGCCATCTGCGCTGGCCAACGGAAGTGATACCCATGTCCTGCGCGCTCGCGCATTGCGAGCTGCAGAACAGCTAGATCGATATTTGCCGAGCCAACCGAGTCAGGAAAAGTTGTCGTCGGCTCCTTCGAG CGGACTCTCAACGCCGGTCGCCGACGATGCGCCGCCTTCCGTACAGTCCATATCATCCGCAAGGAAGCAAGTCCGTGCCCAGGCGAAGACACGATTATTCTACAATATTGACTATCAGCCCCGTTTGTCCCACTTTGATCCGAACTCTGACAACCAGAACTTTCGGGGCTTCTTTGTTCTGTTCTGGATCAGCCTAGCTATCATGGTTATCACGACGGTGTTGCGCAACGTGAAGGATACGGGATATCCGCTGCGGATGCAGGTTTGGCTGCTGTTTTCGGCCAATGTGTTCCAACTGGCGCTCTGTGATCTTGCTATGGTTGTAAGCACTGGCGTGACTTTGCCATTGCATCGTGCCATCAGCTCGAGCAAGGGGTGGCTCCGGTGGAATCAATATGGGATCGTCGTTCAGAgctctttccagcttgtCTGGTTGACCATTTGGGTCGC GTTACCTTTCATGTTGGATTGGACGTGGACCGCCCAAGTTTACCTTACCCTGCATACATTGACGCTTTTGATGAAAATGCACTCATATGCCTTCTACAACGGCCATCTGAGTGAGACCCAACGACGCCTTTCGTCGCTAGATAAGCCAGACTCGGATTCCCTGTCCGCAGCTATCCGATATCCGAAGTCCCCCATCCGAGCCGCCGAAGAGAACTCCGAGATAGGGGTGTCAAACGACAAGCGAGACTGTAAGCAACCCGTATCCAAACTTCGCTCAGACCTCGCGACGGAGCTCACCTCACCCCTTGGTCATGTGACATACCCACAAAATCTTACCTGGTGGAACTATATCGATTTCCTATTATGCCCAACCCTCTGTTATGAGTTAGAATACCCACGGACCAAAAAAACGCAATGGACAAGAGTCCTAGTAAAAGCGTTGGCTGTGTTTGGTTGTATTTTCTTATTGACCTTGACAACCGAAGAGTTCATTGTGCCTGTCCTGAATGACTCTGCATATCGACTACACCGAGCAGATAGCTGGTGTGAGAAAAGTCTTGTCCTTGCTGAGACGATCAGCATGCTTCTATTTCCCTTCATGGTTACATTCCTCCTCGTTTTTCTTGTGATTTTCGAATATGTCTTAGGGGCATTCGCCGAAATAACACGGTTTGCGGACCGTCGATTCTACTCCGACTGGTGGAATTCCTGCGATTG GTTGGAATTTTCCCGGGAATGGAACATTCCCGTCCATCACTTCCTTCGACGCCATGTTTATTTTTCCTCTTTGACGCGATTTTCGAATTCGGGAGCTATGTTTATAACATTCCTTGTAAGCTCGATTGGGCATGAGTTAGTCATGGGATGCATTACGAAGAAACTCCGCGGGTACGGGTTTCTTGCAATGATGCTTCAGCTGCCTATTGTTGCAGCGCAGCGATCAAAATTCGTCAAGGGACGAAGGACGTTCAAT AATGTCTGCTTTTGGATCTCCATGATTCTCGGCCTATCAATG ATGTGTGCACTCTATGTACTTGTATAA
- a CDS encoding uncharacterized protein (EggNog:ENOG410PHAF~COG:V~MEROPS:MER0026262), with protein sequence MGKTLSPEGKTAIRSAIDEACKDQIQGLPNVSFVVVNKDGQEIFTHSAGTRGAGQNEPVTPDSVYWIASFTKMITGVACMQLVEQGKLALDDAELVEKVCPELKDVQVLQKDGTLVPKTKGITLRMLLSHTAGFGYTFFQERLRDYKGQGFDEFSGRIDDFKQPLVHQPGESWEYGINIDWAGIMVERVSGVSLSEYFEKNIFEPLGLKNIGFFPCEDMKKRLVSMTQRAPDGTLSHRKHPNIRPLTSTSEEDKKSIFNSGGGGCFATPRDYGQILAMLLNNGVSPTTGKQLLSQSTVDTMFQNQIPHMPDFGRAGIATANPELSNPCPDLYPIPDGAPQGWGLTWMITPSPTGRTATSAFWAGIANCFWWCDREKEVAGVIATQILPFADPKLISLWVNVEAAVYNSLA encoded by the exons ATGGGCAAAACACTCTCCCCCGAGGGTAAAACGGCCATTCGCTCTGCAATCGATGAAGCATGCAAAGACCAAATTCAAGGTCTTCCAAATGTGTCCTTTGTTGTGGTCAATAAAGATGGGCAAGAGATCTTCACCCATTCCGCCGGCACACGCGGAGCTGGCCAAAATGAGCCCGTTACGCCCGATTCGGTTTATTGGATCGCATCATTCACCAAGATGATTACAGGTGTGGCCTGCATGCAGCTTGTGGAACAGGGAAAATTGGCCCTGGACGATGCAGAGCTCGTGGAGAAGGTTTGCCCAGAATTGAAGGATGTCCAGGTTCTACAGAAAGATGGAACCCTGGTGCCGAAAACGAAGGGGATCACGCTGAGGATGCTGCTTTCGCACACTG CTGGATTTGGGTACACCTTTTTCCAAGAGAGGCTACGGGACTATAAGGGCCAGGGCTTTGATGAGTTCTCCGGCAGAATTGATGATTTCAAGCAACCGCTCGTCCATCAGCCTGGAGAATCCTGGGAATATGGC ATCAATATTGACTGGGCCGGCATCATGGTTGAACGGGTATCCGGTGTATCTCTCAGCGAGTACTTTGAGAAGAACATTTTCGAACCTCTGGGGTTGAAGAATATCGGATTCTTCCCATGCGAAGATATGAAGAAAAGACTTGTTTCTATGACCCAGCGCGCCCCCGACGGCACTCTTAGTCACCGCAAACACCCCAATATCCGGCCACTGACCAGTACAAGCGAGGAGGATAAGAAATCTATCTTCAACAGCGGCGGAGGGGGATGCTTTGCTACTCCGCGAGATTACGGCC AAATCCTCGCTATGCTCTTAAACAACGGCGTCTCGCCAACAACAGGCAAGCAGCTCCTCTCCCAGTCTACTGTCGATACCATGTTCCAAAACCAAATCCCCCACATGCCAGATTTTGGCCGGGCCGGAATCGCCACGGCGAATCCAGAGCTCAGCAATCCCTGTCCAGACCTCTATCCGATCCCAGACGGCGCGCCGCAGGGATGGGGTCTCACTTGGATGATCACACCAAGTCCTACAGGCAGGACGGCGACCAGCGCATTCTGGGCGGGAATCGCGAACTGTTTCTGGTGGTGTGATCGCGAGAAGGAGGTGGCAGGCGTGATAGCAACTCAGATCTTGCCATTTGCAGATCCAAAGTTGATATCATTGTGGGTAAACGTGGAGGCAGCGGTTTACAATTCACTGGCATGA
- a CDS encoding uncharacterized protein (EggNog:ENOG410PKEW~COG:G~TransMembrane:9 (o6-24i139-164o170-187i194-216o253-273i294-311o337-356i368-386o392-412i)~BUSCO:8262at33183), with amino-acid sequence MAPKAMIPVLVAMMLVTGVCNTLLTKYQDMQCVRNCDDPDPKNRVVFEQPVLQTLQMFIGEMGCWLVLFGINMWNRHIRPRWGGSSAPLIAGGYEPVGDGSGDLPPYDDDAEEDISAHDDVAKSNDHDGSRTKLRGMKIFLLAAPACCDISGTTLMNVGLLFVVASIYQMTRGALVLFVGLFSVLFLRRRLYMYQWMALVCVVFGVGLVGLAGAIFRDHHEPMEASPKDLVQLMSRAAQELHATAKSPEAVKVIIGVLLIAGAQIFTATQFVLEEWILERYAMNPLKVVGWEGIFGAVVTTVGMGVLYLAIGRTEHGRYGYFDAAEGWRNMTNNKTVAFSSLLIMISIGGFNYFGLSVTRSVSATSRSTIDTSRTLFIWLVSLGLGWESFKWLQVVGFAMLVYGTFLFNDIVRPPLKACLPKRSPGEAHESLLPEEPIEHI; translated from the exons ATGGCGCCCAAGGCGATGATTCCCGTCCTGGTCGCCATGATGCTGGTTACTGGGGTGTGCAATACACTTCTTACAAAATATCAGGACATGCAGTGTGTGCGAAACTGTGATGATCCGGATCCCAAAAACCGGGTTGTTTTTGAACAACCTGTACTTCAGAC ATTACAAATGTTTATCGGGGAAATGGGCTGCTGGCTTGTTTTGTTTGGCATCAATATGTGGAATCGTCATATTAGGCCGCGTTGGGGAGGTTCCTCAGCACCTTTGATTGCAGGAGGATACGAGCCGGTTGGCGATGGGTCGGGCGACCTGCCTCCatatgatgatgatgccGAAGAAGATATATCAGCTCACGACGATGTTGCGAAGTCGAATGATCATGATGGCTCCCGAACCAAGCTGCGAGGCATGAAAATCTTCCTGCTCGCTGCCCCTGCATGCTGTGACATATCCGGTACAACTCTTATGAACGTTGGCTTGCTCTTTGTAGTGGCAAGCATTTATCAGATGACACGTGGAGCGCTCGTTCTATTTGTCGGTCTGTTCAGCGTATTGTTTCTTCGACGAAGACTATATATGTATCAGTGGATGGCTCTGGTTTGCGTTGTCTTTGGTGTCGGCCTCGTGGGTCTCGCTGGTGCAATTTTTAGAGATCACCATGAACCTATGGAAGCCTCCCCGAAGGATCTCGTCCAGCTTATGTCCCGAGCCGCCCAAGAGCTTCATGCAACCGCCAAATCTCCTGAAGCTGTAAAGGTAATCATTGGCGTGCTCTTAATTGCCGGAGCTCAGATTTTCACTGCCACTCAGTTTGTTTTAGAAGAATGGATTCTTGAAAGATATGCCATGAATCCATTAAAGGTTGTCGGTTGGGAGGGCATTTTTGGTGCCGTGGTGACTACCGTTGGCATGGGTGTCTTATATCTCGCCATTGGCCGAACAGAGCACGGCAGATATGGATATTTCGATGCTGCTGAAGGGTGGAGAAATATGACAAATAACAAAACAGTCGCTTTTTCTAGCCTTTTGATCATGATCAGCATTGG TGGTTTCAATTATTTTGGTCTAAGTGTTACCCGTTCTGTCTCGGCAACTTCGCGCAGTACAATTGACACGTCCCGTACACTATTCATCTGGCTTGTGTCACTTGGACTTGGATGGGAATCTTTCAAATGGCTACAAGTTGTGGGGTTTGCGATGCTGGTATATGGCACCTTCTTGTTCAACGACATTGTCCGTCCACCATTGAAGGCTTGTCTTCCTAAGAGATCGCCTGGGGAAGCCCACGAGAGTCTGCTTCCCGAGGAGCCAATCGAGCACATATAA
- a CDS encoding uncharacterized protein (EggNog:ENOG410Q580~COG:T), producing MEDINPNNVLVSNVDSPKPTVKLADLKAVITSEGFDDFQLQGVEIHAPEIWKGVSPTPPCQVWSVGVTLMHFFSNKIIFGNWDQDSHAQEFPLDMNKSAWAIGKIMKLVGPLEQDEDPK from the exons ATGGAAGACATCAACCCTAACAATGTCCTTGTCTCCAATGTGGACTCGCCAAAACCTACTGTGAAGCTTGCTGATCTTAAAGCAG TAATCACCTCTGAGGGCTTTGATGACTTCCAATTGCAGGGAGTTGAAATTCATGCCCCTGAGATCTGGAAGGGAGTGTCGCCAACACCACCTTGCCAGGTGTGGTCAGTTGGAGTTACT CTAATGCATTTCTTCTCCAATAAAATTATTTTTGGAAACTGGGACCAAGATTCTCATGCCCAAGAATTTCCCCTTGACATGAACAAATCTGCCTGGGCCATTGGCAAGATTATGAAACTTGTTGGACCATTAGAACAAGATGAGGATCCCAAGTAG
- a CDS encoding uncharacterized protein (EggNog:ENOG410PPPA~COG:S) codes for MSTLDENVPSGAPNGPGDPIFTPTIDPQSKDSTNVFPLDGVNIESVSDEHLILLGDTAPVLYQIGPNKVVRISRDLALKCGPSVLPSEAKALDLARRKTVIRVPHVYRSFQVDDPFEYYGTRGYLVMDYIEGRNLGDCWMQLAAEDKADVISQSAAIISQLQSTVLPTPGPIGGGPCRGKLFTDYGAGPLNSGSEMEAWLNHKLEICKHYNQTPQDIPPFKFRKFVLVHQDISPRNMILDAAGQVWLIDWAHAGAYPPAVERAAVAEQHLFPEFNKMLLNALPHYDAEVSQLQSIQYGLSVASLA; via the exons ATGTCCACCCTTGATGAAAATGTTCCCTCAGGAGCACCGAATGGGCCTGGAGACCCAATCTTCACCCCAACTATTGAT CCCCAGAGCAAGGATAGTACAAATGTGTTCCCCTTAGATGGGGTCAACATTGAGAGTGTCTCAGATGAGCATTTGATACTTCTCGGGGACACTGCTCCTGTTCTCTACCAGATCGGTCCAAACAAAGTTGTACGAATCTCCCGCGATCTGGCACTGAAGTGTGGGCCCTCGGTTCTACCCAGTGAGGCCAAAGCACTCGATTTAGCCCGAAGAAAGACGGTAATCAGAGTTCCTCATGTCTACCGCTCATTCCAGGTTGATGATCCTTTTGAGTACTATGGAACGAGAGGCTACCTGGTCATGGATTACATCGAAGGCCGAAACCTCGGGGATTGTTGGATGCAGCTTGCTGCAGAGGATAAAGCTGATGTGATCTCTCAGTCAGCAGCGATAATAAGCCAGCTTCAGAGTACAGTCCTTCCAACACCCGGCCCCATAGGCGGGGGTCCTTGTCGAGGCAAACTCTTCACAGACTACGGCGCAGGTCCGTTAAACTCCGGTTCCGAGATGGAAGCTTGGCTTAATCACAAACTCGAAATATGCAAGCATTATAACCAAACCCCTCAGGATATTCCTCCATTCAAGTTCAGGAAGTTCGTACTGGTGCATCAAGACATAAGTCCTCGAAATATGATCTTGGATGCTGCGGGACAAGTCTGGTTGATTGACTGGGCACACGCCGGTGCTTACCCTCCCGCAGTCGAACGAGCCGCTGTAGCCGAACAGCACCTGTTTCCCGAATTCAACAAAATGCTATTAAACGCCCTGCCACACTATGATGCCGAAGTGAGCCAATTGCAGTCAATCCAGTATGGACTATCCGTCGCAAGTCTCGCATAA
- a CDS encoding uncharacterized protein (EggNog:ENOG410PFEH~COG:S~BUSCO:721at33183): MAFPVHIQRTTFFYAIGNTPAVCLTQSLPPDQDAALLLLGCGDVRSILFTAYAGIGSDRDLDITCCDIEAEIIARNIILFTLIIDDVKSENIKRIWDIYYHFQVDDDSLGLLREQASRLKGIASTAEGWNNGNYGHILRFCDSYTFSQVMRLWDFYALQPCNGSAFEEQQKQLKQGIEKAKSIQAHVIGDGIVTTGARSMAPLFSSGIEGLSKFYKDYWKNGTTATDEERVRQSKNLNPMFGALSKSLILHYGTDPILGYSLAPAFAPLSEQSPLSPDSPTTGEPNTIIRVVTAQFNAYAKAVRRSVGRLTIRFVNADALAFCHTLQHIQEYGTSTPAWWYRSTQCYTPLTLDSGDYSQRTSNSPAPLCFDIVDTSNLVDHLGCLNLLAAAGPLLSPKPTSTLSTEMLVLRERDVDQYAKSLVCGDLSTVALLFGLIPTQYWTGTCATSSFSEYLANSLKKEDPSSMNTQSRYILLWKSLGLPLKPKGGPSIEERVPGLSFDPKQLATLMYRVYLRMFQDESWVNTLSKSPEQHLRSPYKHYTRASLVAILGLIHGSGSVDWNSFISRLYELIVEDTTLNMSPHYIQELNLHLHILGLHKLPAYQLSSLEVTYKEKSPFRNWKNIPSTLCLTMVVPRRKISVFENASVDSGSPSAHIMLQCRRNQRENIFPGIQLGFGKLRTSGANHTESLTLKIEDDPQGWDGTAPLIVSVMIPSWLVFQYSDLSTKVIFALKSTPAALFKFCGKLGMLLEIARSTIAGKDIFITKYRPNMSGHMSLSANMGSTEREAGPSESSKECLTESVAEETSVQFHAALDPNESKLANITAHVDIFAESSRDMLRSGAAVKISQISPFELAIIFDSGQLVKQVRLPVPINMVGSVTRIARKSSYVEFVAPVAPQVLLSRRPDSLYLVSVNHGIPTVRNPHYISLDHLPILNTSHPLRLGWLTPHLADMFSAKERSERDKSMELSTKCENLRARFKDSLFTLFMQVTGAQGGMSYSVFGLDNRDNGGIHALIFPACLRLDMTNQTVVLDAAMVPLTAKNMPELRPLLRSIKSPMCILVDDEEFVLWKHALPVFVERCRDWKHSKSCEYGIVGKIPISVSNGQQTICSCGKGKFPDDYQIKASALWKRVSKYAVRVAISPCFSVPFVEKSFQPECLPPRKSVRAFAKQEADRTMDAVNPKAGVCSACGRKEAENGGALLTCSGCKFSQYCSKGCQAEHWKNGQHKTLCRLYQGLHTTT; this comes from the exons ATGGCTTTTCCTGTTCACATCCAGAGGACAACGTTCTTCTACGCAATCGGGAACACCCCTGCGGTGTGCCTCACCCAGTCCCTACCCCCTGACCAGGATGCTGCTCTGTTATTGTTGGGATGCGGTGATGTCCGAAGCATTCTTTTCACCGCATATGCAGGCATAGGTAGCG ACCGAGACCTTGACATAACTTGCTGCGATATCGAAGCAGAAATCATCG CGCGAAATATAATCCTCTTCACTCTCATCATTGATGACGTGAAGAGTGAGAATATTAAACGGATCTGGGATATCTACTATCACTTCCAAGTCGACGATGATTCTCTTGGCTTACTCCGAGAACAAGCGTCGAGGCTGAAAGGTATAGCGAGTACGGCTGAGGGATGGAACAACGGAAACTATGGACACATCCTTCGGTTTTGTGATAGCTACACATTTTCCCAGGTCATGCGACTATGGGACTTCTATGCCCTGCAGCCATGTAATGGCTCAGCCtttgaagagcagcagaagcAGCTAAAGCAAGGCATAGAAAAAGCGAAAAGTATACAGGCTCATGTCATAGGGGATGGTATTGTTACAACAGGGGCACGATCAATGGCGCCTCTCTTCTCGAGTGGCATTGAAGGTCTCTCGAAATTTTATAAAGATTATTGGAAAAACGGAACAACCGCGACGGACGAAGAACGCGTGAGGCAGAGCAAGAACCTTAACCCAATGTTTGGAGCCCTGAGTAAATCTCTAATCCTGCACTATGGCACGGATCCCATCCTTGGCTATAGTCTTGCACCTGCTTTTGCTCCGCTTTCAGAACAGTCTCCCTTAAGCCCTGATTCGCCTACAACAGGAGAACCGAACACCATCATTCGAGTGGTGACCGCTCAATTCAATGCTTACGCCAAAGCTGTTCGGAGATCTGTGGGAAGGTTGACGATCCGATTTGTGAATGCAGATGCCCTGGCTTTCTGCCACACTCTCCAGCATATCCAGGAATATGGAACTAGCACACCAGCCTGGTGGTACCGTAGCACACAGTGCTATACACCTCTCACGCTGGACTCTGGGGACTACTCACAACGGACGTCAAATAGTCCCGCTCCTTTATGCTTTGACATTGTTGACACGTCGAATCTGGTGGACCATCTCGGATGTCTTAATTTGCTGGCTGCAGCTGGCCCTCTACTGAGCCCTAAACCCACCTCGACCCTGTCGACCGAGATGCTTGTCCTCCGAGAAAGAGATGTAGATCAATATGCCAAAAGTCTTGTTTGCGGAGATCTTTCCACTGTCGCACTTTTGTTCGGCCTGATCCCAACCCAATACTGGACGGGGACATGTGCTACctcctctttttctgagTACCTAGCGAATAGTCTCAAAAAGGAGGATCCCTCGTCCATGAATACCCAATCACGGTATATCCTTCTCTGGAAGAGCTTAGGACTCCCCTTGAAACCAAAAGGTGGACCTAGCATAGAAGAGCGTGTTCCTGGCCTGTCCTTTGACCCGAAACAACTAGCCACGCTGATGTATCGAGTGTATCTGAGGATGTTTCAAGACGAAAGCTGGGTGAACACTCTAAGTAAAAGCCCAGAGCAGCATTTAAGGTCGCCATATAAACACTATACGCGCGCAAGCCTCGTTGCCATTCTCGGGTTGATACACGGTTCGGGATCTGTCGACTGGAACAGCTTTATATCACGCCTCTATGAACTTATTGTAGAGGATACTACATTGAACATGAGTCCACACTATATCCAGGAACTCAATCTGCATCTCCATATATTGGGGCTGCATAAATTGCCAGCTTAccaactttcttctcttgagGTAACTTACAAGGAGAAATCTCCTTTTCGAAACTGGAAGAATATTCCTTCCACCTTATGCCTCACCATGGTCGTTCCGCGTCGGAAGATATCAGTTTTTGAGAATGCATCAGTCGACTCCGGAAGTCCAAGTGCTCATATCATGTTGCAATGCCGTCGCAACCAGCGTGAAAATATTTTCCCAGGAATTCAACTTGGCTTCGGGAAATTGAGAACCTCTGGGGCTAACCACACCGAAAGCCTAACGCTGAAAATCGAAGATGATCCGCAGGGGTGGGATGGCACAGCACCATTGATTGTCTCTGTCATGATCCCATCTTGGTTGGTGTTTCAGTATTCAGACCTATCAACCAAAGTTATCTTCGCGCTGAAGAGCACTCCTGCAGCCCTCTTCAAATTTTGCGGCAAGCTTGGAATGCTGCTAGAGATAGCTCGATCTACGATTGCTGGCAAAGATATATTTATAACGAAGTACCGCCCAAATATGTCGGGTCATATGTCACTTTCCGCTAATATGGGTTCCACTGAAAGGGAGGCTGGTCCGTCAGAGTCGTCAAAGGAGTGTTTAACGGAGTCAGTTGCAGAGGAAACAAGCGTTCAGTTCCACGCTGCTCTCGACCCTAATGAATCAAAGCTTGCTAATATCACTGCGCATGTCGACATCTTCGCCGAGTCGTCCCGAGACATGCTGCGTTCTGGGGCCGCAGTCAAAATCTCGCAGATTTCGCCATTCGAACTCGCCATCATTTTTGATTCAGGGCAATTGGTCAAACAAGTGCGACTTCCGGTACCAATAAACATGGTTGGAAGCGTGACGAGAATTGCGAGGAAATCGTCCTATGTCGAGTTTGTCGCTCCAGTCGCCCCGCAGGTGCTGCTCTCTCGCCGCCCTGACAGCCTGTACTTAGTGTCTGTGAATCACGGAATCCCTACCGTTCGCAACCCACATTATATATCGCTTGACCACCTACCGATCCTCAATACATCTCATCCGTTGAGACTTGGGTGGCTCACCCCACATCTGGCGGACATGTTTTCCGCGAAAGAGAGAAGTGAACGAGATAAAAGCATGGAGCTATCCACTAAATGTGAGAATTTGCGTGCAAGGTTCAAGGATTCGCTTTTCACCTTGTTCATGCAAGTTACTGGAGCGCAAGGTGGAATGAGTTATTCGGTGTTTGGTTTGGATAATCGAGACAATGGCGGAATCCACGCCCTTATCTTCCCAGCTTGCCTTCGGCTAGACATGACAAACCAGACTGTTGTCCTTGATGCAGCGATGGTCCCGCTGACTGCCAAGAATATGCCAGAGTTGCGCCCGCTACTTAGGAGCATTAAAAGCCCCATGTGCATCCTTGTGGATGACGAGGAGTTTGTCTTGTGGAAACATGCCCTTCCGGTGTTCGTGGAGCGATGCCGTGACTGGAAACATTCCAAGTCGTGCGAGTATGGCATCGTTGGCAAAATTCCCATCTCAGTATCGAATGGTCAACAAACAATTTGCTCTTGTGGGAAAGGAAAATTCCCTGATGACTACCAGATAAAGGCATCTGCCCTGTGGAAACGAGTGTCTAAATATGCGGTCCGTGTTGCGATTTCCCCTTGTTTTTCGGTACCTTTCGTCGAAAAATCATTTCAACCTGAGTGTCTGCCACCAAGGAAATCCGTACGTGCGTTCGCAAAGCAAGAGGCCGACCGTACAATGGACGCCGTAAATCCAAAGGCGGGCGTATGCTCCGCCTGTGGGAGGAAGGAAGCTGAAAATGGCGGTGCGCTTTTGACGTGCAGTGGGTGCAAGTTTTCTCAATATTGCTCTAAGGGCTGCCAAGCAGAACACTGGAAGAACGGACAGCACAAGACTTTGTGTCGATTGTATCAGGGGCTCCATACAACGACATGA